In the genome of Brachypodium distachyon strain Bd21 chromosome 3, Brachypodium_distachyon_v3.0, whole genome shotgun sequence, the window TTTGgtgatacatccatttttataCAAAAACAATTTTTCCTCTGGTTCCACTAGATAGAGGGTGCATTTAGAAAATTTTAAGAGTGGATAAATCgtccaaaatagttttaaatCAATTTTTAAGTGAGAAAGTTCATACTTAAGCATTCTGCCACTTGGTCCTGTTTCAGTTGtccaaaattgaaaataaactgtgccaaaagattctacatgccatgaggattccaaaaaggtgcaGTTCGTCAAATTAGGACCCTGACTCACCGGACGACCCTGCAGTCGCAACCGGTGAAGAAGAACCCGATGAGGTGCTCATGGTCGAGCCGATGTGGATGCAACCCTTTCTTGCGTACATGATACGACAAGAGCTACCTGCAGACGTCGTAGAAGCACGTCGAATTGCTAGACGGTTTAAAGCTTTTACCGTCATTGAAGGCGAGCTCTACAAACGAAGTGTCTTCGGCGTCCTATAACGGTGCATTCCACCCGAGGAAGGACGGGAGATTTTGATCGACATACATCAGGGCACATGCAGTCACCATGCGAGCAACCGTGCTATCGCGGCAAAGGCTTTTCGAgccggcttctactggccgacagcGATGCAAGACGCCGCCGACATCGTCACCCGATGCGTGGCCTGCGAGATGTTCGCAACTAAGCCGCATGCCCCGGCTTCCGAACTCAAATCAATACCATTGGCTTGGCCTTTCACTCAATGGGGGCTCGACATGGTTTGGCCACTTCAACGATCAAAAGAAGGGGGTCATACTTTTCTGCTTGTCGCTatcgacaagttcaccaaatggatcgaGGCAATGCCCATCACAAATGCCACGGGAACGACTGCCGTCGCATTCATTCGCTCCATCATATTCCGCTTCGGAGTCCCTCACAGCATTATCACCAACAACGGGTCGAACTTCCTTTCTAACGAGTTCCAGGACTTTTGCGGATAGATGGGAATCCACCTGTATTACGCAGCAGTTGCGCATCCGCAGACTAACGGGCAGGTCGAAAAGGCAAACGGCCTGCTCACAGTCGGCATCAAAAAACGACTCATGACTCCCCTGCATCGTGCAGCCGGGGCATGGGTCGAAGAACTGCCCTCCGTACTCTCGAGCTTGCGGACAACTCCAAACGGTTGTACCAAGTTCACACCGTTCTTCATGGTATACGGAGCCGAAGCAGTGCTACCAGCCGATGTCCACATGCCAATGGAAGACGCACTCGATGCAGTCGACGAAGCTCACGACGTTGCGCTCGCATGAGCAGCCTTCTATCAACAAAGCCTGCATAACTACCACAGCCGACGGTTGCGCACCCGCTCCTTCGTCGAAGGTGACCTCGTACTACGACTCAAGCAAAAGGGTCATCACAAGCTCCAATTGCCTTGGGAGAGACCATACGTGGTCACCAAGGTGATTCCGGGAGGCACTTACTATCTCAAAGACATGAAGACTGGAGTCTTGGGAGGGACCATGCGTGGTCACCAAGGTGACCTCGTACTACGACTCAAGCAAAAGGGTCATCACAAGCTCCAATCGCCTTGGGAGGGACCATACGTGGTCACCAAGGTGATTCTGGGAGGCGCTTACTATCTCAAAGACATGAAGACTGGAGTCGCATACAACAGGCCTTGGAACGTCGCACAACTGCAACGATTCTACGCTTAAAATCTTTTTCCAGAATTTTCTGCCCCTGTTTTCCCCTACAACttttattagcatccttaggtCACAATTGTTTTAGTTTCACTCATGTACTCCGGTACTCAATAAGTTTTCAATAATTCTCTACACAGAGATCCCCCATTTACTTTTTGGGCTTGCTACCTACTCGGTGGCTCCGCCCAAGCTTGTCGTAACATTTTACCGCAAGCCAAACAACGCTTGATTCGCAGATCTGATCCATTCAAAAGGATGGGCCGAAGGAATACCTGTCTTGGAcacacccgacactcgggggctgcgtccaatccaCTCTAATGtatgtcttggacgcacccgacactcgggggctgcgtccaatcgactctaatgtATGTCTTGGATGCACctgacactcgggggctgcgtccagtCGACTCTCATTCAGGTCTTGGATGCACCTGACACTCGAgtgctgcgtccaatcgactctactacttgtcttggacgcacaCGACACTAGGAAGCTACGTCCGGTTAGCAAGTAAACAAAGTGCTAGCCATGCAAATAAAGCTCACTTGGGTCCACGCCCGACTACTTGTAGTCAACCACGGACCCGGGGgttactcccaccgggagcgctggtcgcgcacccggtaAACGTCAATCGCGTGCATGCACTTTTCAGATTCAGGGGAGGATAAAGGATCTCAGCgtcactcccaccgggagtctTCAAGatgaaattcaaattcaaattcaattataaaacaaaaaagctCTTTCTACAAGAATGACCCCTGATCAAGATACAATCTTAAGAGTACATAATAGCTTGAGTCCAGTAACCACTGCAAACAGTCGTCACCAGACTCGGGGgttactcccaccgggagtgctggtcgcgcacccggtagAAACAATACTACTGCCATTTACTAAGGACTCGGCGGTCGACGTTGTCGCGCTATGagatcttcttccttccagtAACGCTAGCCGATGATTCTCGCCGCCTGCTCGTAAACAGCATTGAAATGAGGTCATAGATCGATTTCATCGCCCGGGTCACCAGGAAGGTCCGATATTCGGCTGAGATCGAGTCGAGGGTACTAGACCCGCACAAACGCTAGGGCTATCTTCACCCCCCGGACCAGCTGACGGTACATCAGCTCCCGAAAGACGCTATCTTGCCCAAGATTTCAGGTCAGCTTGCTCAGCTCTTGGGGCACCTCCTCCAAGGGCCAGAATGCCTGATGAATCGCCTTCAAAGTCTCTAAGTGGGAGTTGAAGAAGCTTTCATTCTGGTCTATGCGGTCTCGCAAAAGCTTCAGGTCATGACCCCTCGTTCGGTCAGACCAGAatgatgatcgatcgatcgtctGACAAGCGTTCAGGGCACTGTTTACCCGATCTTTCTCTGCTCGCGGGTCGGCCTGCACATCTCCAAACAACTCATGTTTGTAAAGCATAAGCCGACAAGAAGATGATCCAAGCAAAAAAGAGGCAGCGGTTCACATTGAAGCTGAGAACTCAGCCTGCGAAGCTCCTCGAAGATAAACTCTTCCCGGGCGGCAGCCGCCTTCAACTTGGTCTTGGCAATCTGCAACTCGCTCACGGCTCTCCGCCTCTCCATCGTCGAGTTTTTGGCTCGGGTTTCGGCTTCTTGGAGGCGCCGACGAAGGAACTCTAGTTGGCTTCGAGTCTTGTCCAGGGAAAGAACCTCCTTTGGAACCATCGACTCCACGCTTTTCGAAGGGAGCATCTCAGCCGAGATCGCGGCTCTCACGATATTCGACTCAGGTGTCACAACCCTCTCTGTGTCTACCTCGACTGTCGAAGTCGCGAGCTCTTTCTGCCGCTGCAGAAGAGAAATACCCCCTTTTCAGTCTCGGAAAGGATTCAAAGATACGAGTCTTAACTAAAAGCAAAGAGTCCGATTCATATCAGTGCAAAGGAACAAGGATGTTTCTTTATTAATAATGCTCACATTCGAGCAAGAACAATACAAAAAGAGGGGAAAAATACAAAGAGGACAGGAGAAAGCCTAAAGAAGTCTAAGCCTCAAGCTTGGCCCACCTCCTGGCTCAGCGCAGGAGTTGACGATGGCGGAGTCGCCTCTCCCCCAGATGCCATGCTCCCCAGCTGAGCCGACAGCTGGGCCGCCAGTTCTTCCCCGAGCTGGAAGTAAGGCATCAAAGCCACCTCCTCCCCGCTGGGTAACAAGGGAAGGCCCGAGGCCACCTTCCGCAGCACGTCCTCGCTGACGTCGTGTGCTAACGCTAACACGAATGTCGACTCCGCACCGGAGTTGGTCTGAACCCGGCTAAACTCCTCCAGAGGATCCAAGTCAGCGCTGAAAAACTCTACGAGTTTCCCTAGCGACTCAGGCACCGGCTCGTCAGGAAACATCTTCCCGAACAAACCGGTGAGCACCCTGGAGGCTCCCTGGACTCCAGTCGCGGCTCCAGAGCCGACGCTTGCCGCAGCGTCAATCATCTTGTCGAGTGAACTTTCACTCAAGGGTAGGAGATCAGACAAGGAAAGCAGGCCTGCAAAAGAGCCAAAGCATTAACAATATATCCAAATGAGTGGATTCAACTACGATATTCTTATCTGCGAGGAGACCAATGACTCCTTGGATTTGGACGGATctcgtcttctccttctcgtCCTCCTTGGTGAGAAGGGCGCCCGAAGCTTCTTGGGCGAGGCGTTTTTCAGCCTCCAGCTTCTCTGTCGACTCCCTGGCCAAATCAGCAAGCTTCTTCTCCAAGCACTTGGATTGAAGCTCGGCGGCATCTTTGAGGGAGTTAGCCTGAGAAAGGAGATCTAGACGACAAAAGGTATGACacaatagtttttcaactcaaGGAAAAACTAAGCTGGAAGCATTACCTTGAGCAGACCTCAGTTCTTGCTGGCTTCGCTCCAAGTCTTGGCGAAGCTGATCTCGCTCAACCGTCACCGCATCATAGCGATCAACAAACTCCGTTATGGAGCGGATGATCGGCTGCGACAGTGATTATGTCAGCATCTGACTcatactcccaccgggagagtAAAATTCTTTAACAAAAGAAGTTTACTTGACAAAAAGAACTCAAGACTTATGTGACAAGCTGAAGTCGAGGGAGCTGTTTCGGCTCCATGCCTCTCCAAGTGAGTCGACGAGCGGGGCAACCTTTGGGGTTGACGCTCCCCACTCACTGGAGAAGGCGCCTCAGGCATCGCCTACCTGCGGCTCAAACGTCTCAATGACGATTGAGGGACCCGAAGCTTTCGGGTCCGACCTAGTGGTCTCAATAGCCTGGGTCATTGGTTGGTCACCCGAGGCCACAGAGCTGGCAAAGGAAAACAGCTAGTTCAGTATTCAGATTGCACTATTTGGAGAGGTGTTGCATGAAGAATCACCTACCTGGTCTGGGTGGctcggccaagaaggccaaatcGGCGAACAGGCGCTGGGCCACCTGCCTTGGTCTTTTTggctgcaggaggaggagacgaggtcGCAGCGGGTGGACCCTCGACACCCGTCAACTGATCATCAGACTTGGGGTTCGATTCCCTGGTGCGCTTCCTCCTTGTCTCCAGGGCAACCGCTTCAGTCTCGGAGTTGCTAGCCTGCTCCGGCGACTCTGAGGACTCGTcggccagctcctcctcccctgcagGAGGAGATTGACTCAAGGGATCTTCGAGTCCCTACAACCAGCAAGCGGATTAGTAGCTTACATATACAAGCTCAAAACGGCAGAAATATAAATTACCTCTTCCCTCGGCCTGTCAGGGCCATAAGGGACTACTCGCGAGTCGATCTTGCCTGGAGTCGCGTCGATCAGGATCATTAACCTTCGCACCCGCGACTCCAGTTCGTTCAAAGGTAGTTCTTCCGCGTTCACCCGAGTGGGATCCCCGGGTCCTTCGAAGGACCACATCGGGTGAACGCGAGCCTGCAGCGGCTGGATCCTCATCCTAAGGAACAGAGCTATCAGGTGAACACCTGTCAATCCATGTCCCATAACAGAGTGCATCTTAGCCATCAGGGGAGTCGCCTCAGACTCCCCTGCAGGCGTCAGTTCGTGGCTCcatgccgccgtcttctttgtcttcttcttgattGAGAAGGCAGGAAGACTTGGATTGGCACCCGGAGCGTCAGATCGGACGTAGAACCACTTCGACCTCTAGCCTTGTACAGATTCGCCCTGCTGGAGGGAGAAGTATTTGGCGTCGGGCCGTACCTGGAAGTTGACGCTCCCAACAGCGTCTGCCTTCTGGCCTTTGATCATAAAGATCCGCTTCCAGAGCCCCCAATGAGGGCTCACCCCCAAGAAGCATTCGCACAGCATGATGAAGCACGCAACGTGCAAATAAGAATTAGGGGGCAGATCGTGAAGCTGCAGCCCATAGGCTAATAGCATAGCACAGAAAAATGCATGAAGGGCAAAAgagagcccccgcagcacatAATCGAGGAAGACAACCCGCTTAGCTAGCAATGGACGTGGGTACTCCGCCGGGAAGCGAACCCCGTCAGGCCCCCCGGCAACAATCCCTCGTCCTGGAGTTCCAGGATCTTGATGCGGTTGTCGGCCACCACGGGCCAGGGAACGACTCCCTTGCCGGCATCTCCTTTGCCGGCATAAGTCTTAGAACCCGCGGTCTTGATCTTGCCCATCTCCGGATGGTGTGGGATTCTTGGTCACTGAAGGAACTTGCAAGAGTTTTTTGGGCTATGGAAGCAGGGAGCTCTAGCGCCTGAACTGATTTCgcaaggaaggagaagggtaAAAGGCATTCTCTTTTCAccttcctccttttataggctGAATCCGGCCGAAGAATATGGGCCGCAAGATCCTTATCTTGGCCACGTGTCCCACATCGACCGAGAAGTGAAGCGGTGAAAACAGAAACGGCCACCCATGTTTCGGGCGCAAGAATCGATGAAATTATTATGCCTTATTTACTGCACGAAGTTTGACTGTTTTCCACTGACGCACGCCAACAGTACGCCTAGCAGTCAGGCTAGACTGTGCACCCGGTCACATCTGTTGACCCAACGACTCTTCACCTTCAACAGGTACGTCATCAGTGACGTAGTCTGACTCAAATATCATGACTCAAAAGCTATCTCTCATATAGGGAGGTGGAGTTTTATCATAAGAATGTTGGGACTCGTCTTGAGTCTCGATTATGAATACTAAAGACTCTCATTCGAGTCGCAAATTAATCAGTTGTCGCTTTATATTAAAGACTCACAACAGTAAAAACATGGTAATGGCCCAGACACAAGACGGTCGATTTCATATAGTCGACTCAAGtgagccgcaccagctgcgacACCTAAGTTGTTTATGCTCATTTACATAACAGCAAGCCTCTTGGATTTCGTCCAAAGAGCCtagagtcgcaccagctgcgctgCTCTAGTAAACCCCATGCTcgttgcatgaagataagctTCATGGGTCATTCCATCGAGCCTGaaatcgtaccagctgcgtatttcagcaaatccatgctcattgcatgaagataagacccgaaagTTCTCTTACGGGCCTGGAATCGTACCAGCTACGTTATTTCCAGTcaaatccatactcattgtatgaaggtaagTACTAAAAATTAGGACTGGATATGCATCGGCTGCATCCCTCCAGTAACAATTCTCACTTAAGGGTCGCTCCCTGCAACaatgttcattacatgaagataagacccgtagGCTTCCTATAGGGCCTGGAAATATACCAGCTGCGTATTTCCAGTACAGGCAATCTTGACGAACGAGTCGAGTATTTAAAAACTGGAATTTGACTCTATAAGACCCCATCAGACTAAGTCAAGAATTCGCCAGTCGCCAGGTCCGAGCCCGGGAAGTCGAATGCTGATGAAAGCTAGTGTTGTTTTCGCCCTAGAGCGATTTAACTGGACTTGACTTCTCGAGTATCCGGGCGCATTAAGCATATATGCCTATGACTCCTACTCATCGCTTTGATCCACTATCAGATCATATTGTGAAACTATCATTTAGCAGTCAAGCACTAAAGCATTGGTTCAGACACTCTCTAAGtcgaaaatattttttatttgaagtACAAGTTGATAAAATGCCAAAGTCTACAGTACTATGCAACTGGCTCAACAGCAAAATGAGTCCATACTTTACGAGAAAAGTCCCTAGTTGAGTCTTCGACTCAACAAGGCACTtggggctactgacgtggttatgacttgTGATGTTATTTTTAATAGACTGTGACCAATTAAGATCGTCATAACTTCGATTAGGTATGACTGGGCAGCCATCTCAGCAATTTCGTGTCTATGTGTCAATTCAACGCCTACGTGTCCAGACTAGTATTGGATTACATCCCAATAACATGTGGGACCAAGTGGTGTCAATTCAACACCAGATGACTTGGTCCTATATCTACCATGTGGGACCCGGCCACACCGTGGGGCCCATAGATTAACATGTGGGCCTCACCGACCCTGCAGGGCAAGATTACTGACAGTGGGCCCTTGACTGTCAGGTCGGAGAGGCCCGTAGATTAACACGACCCTGCAGGGCAAAATTACTGATAGTGGGCCCGAAAAAATATTGAAGTTAGAGGATTCGAACCGACGTCGTGCAGTGCAAACCTACACCACCTGACCACAGTAGCAATCACGTGCTTGTGTCCTGGTGCACGGAAATTGGTCTTTTGTCCTTTCCCACTTGttcgaaaaaaattaaaaaatgatAACTGAGCGGCACTTTGACGTTGTTGCGATACGCCAAGTTGGGCTGCGCTTCGGGCCGTTCGGGGACGGACGCAGGACATGGCCAACGGGCCAGTAATATATGTCACCGcttgaaaaaaaagggacCAGGGGAGCTGGGCTACTCGGGCTGCTTCTGTTGGGCCTGGGCCCCGTACGTGCGATACcagcacatttttttttcgtttttctgTAGATCGAGGGGAGGGAGGGCTCCCGTGAACTCGGGTGGCCTGGGCTAGGTCACCCGGGTGGCCTGGGCTAGGTCACCCGGGTGGGCTAGCCAGGGAAAATATATGGCCCGGTAGGGAAAATAGAAAGAAAGTATCTTGGTCTGGTGGGCCTTGGTGCTGGGCTTTGACCCAAGCCGAATAGAATcagggagagaaaaaaacggggctgtaatttttttttgcagaaacaGCCTAGAGGAAAAAAggcttttctttttaattacAGGCTGAAACTAAACAGATACGACAATAAAATGCCAAACAAATTGTAGATGGAACAAGTAACATGTAATATTCAAGATATTGAAAGTTGGAAAACACTTGCTTCGTAGAAGAGCTCATCAAGCTAGATGTTTAATATTGGATTTCAACCCTAAGTATTCTTTTTTGCCAAACTAGCATGGAAAATCATTATATTGGCACCAAATTTGGTCCATTGGTTCCTTTTGACATGGCGAGATGTGACTTGGAGAAAGTTTAGCTAATTCCATCtgaaaacatatttttctcattttctaGGTGGTTGGAGAGAGTTTTCTATGTAAAGCAACATGCTCAAGATTCATTCATATTACACAAATATATGGTTTAGATGTGGTGCACCATATTTAATTGGTCATTGAGGATTTCCAAGTATTTTCACATTGTGTAGCTAATTTCCACCATTTAGTTGCGTTTCTTGGAATTTCATGGCTAAAATAAGGAATAATAGGATAGGAAGGTCAAATTTTTTTGGCATCGTACATGGAGCCATTTATTAGGCATAGAATGTCACAATAAAAAACTGATGTCGTTTTGAGAAAGTTGGAAACATTGCTTCACAAAATGGCTCATCATACTAGATGTTTAATGTGGTTCAACTCAAAGTATCATCTTTTGgccaaaacaaaatgaaagaTCATTGCATTGGGCCCATATTTGGTCCATTGGTTCATTTTGATAAGGTGAGTTGTGTCTTGAAGATAGATTGGCTATTTTCATGTCGAAAACATATTTCTCCATTTTCTAGATGGTTGTAGAGGGGTTTCTCTGTGAAGCAACATGCCCAAGCTTAATTCGTATTGCGTTAATATCTTGTGTACATGTGGTGAACCACTTTTAATGGGTATTTGAGTACTTTCATCGATTTTCACAATGTTTGACTATTTTCCACCATTTAGTTGCATTTCTTGGCATTTTTATGGCCAGAAAAATGAATAATATGATAGGAAGGTCAGAAAATTATGCTATCTGGCATGGAGTCATGTCTCAGGCATAGAATGTAACCATAAAAAACTCAAGTTGTTTGGAGAAAGTTGGAAAACAATTGCTTGACAAAAAGGATTCATGAGTTTAAAGGTTTTAAGGAGTTCAACACTAGGTACCCCTCTTTTGGCCAAACCAACATGAAAACCATCGTATAGTCCTTAAATTTGGTCCATGGGTTCCTTTTGGCATGGTGAGTTTTTACTTTGAGAAAGTTTGGCTATTTTCATGGGAAAAACATATTTCCCCATTTTTCAAATGGTTGGGAGCGGTTTCTCTGTGAAGCGCCATGCCCATGCTCTAGTAATATTGTATCCATCTCTTTCTTACATGTGGTGCACCACAATTAATTGCTCTTTTAGGATTTTCAATAATTTTAACaatgtttttctattttccacCATTTATGTGCATTTCTTGGCATTTAATGgccagaaaacaaaatataggGATAGGAAGGTCAAAAGATGAGGGGATCTGGAATGGAGCCATATATCGGTTATATAATGCCACCATAAAAAATTCAGGTCATTTGGAGTAGTTTAAAAACACTTATTTTACAAAAAGGGCTCATCATGTTTGATATTTAGTGGAGTTCAACCCTAAGCACCCCTTTTCGACCAAACCAACACGAAAAATCATCGTATTAGCCCCAATTTTTGCCCATGGGTTCCTTTGGCATGGTGAGTTGTTTGTTAGCTTGGAGATATTTGGCTATTTCGTATCAGAGATTTCGAAATTGCTATATCGAGAGTggggtgaaaaaaaaacttatatcCCATTTGGGGACCTGGACCAGGATTTATAGGCCCAAGACTCAGAAAAGCCCATCTAGGGGAGACCGTATAAATTCCCCTCCAACCCTAATCCCCTCTCCATTTCCTtacagccgccgccgcctccgtccaCTGCCTGATTCCCCCTTCTGCTAGTCTTCTCAGAGCTGGTCGCCGCGCGGGTCCTCGTGGTCGCCGACGGGCAGGCAACGTCCGGTTCCTGGCGCCGCAGCGGCGCATGACCATCCGGCGGCACGGCCGTGCTGGGTCGGTGCTCGCTCCCCGCGTTCCTCCCTTCAGCCGCGCCGCTTCATCTGCTCCGCCCCCAGGCCCCCCTTGCCTCCGCGTCTACCTCAGCGAGCGACGCGCAAGGTCAGCTGTTTGCCCTACCAGGGCGTCCCTGCCGGCGGCTGTGCCATGGAGGGCGTCTCCAATCCATGTCCGCACCGTCGCCCGCGCCGTGGAGGCCGTTCCCATCAAGGCCCCGACCCTGCCCATGCCCGGATCTGCCGACCCAGCCGCCGGATTCGGCTGTCTCCGGCCCGGCCGCCCCCGGTACGCATCTCTCCCTCTGGTCTTCCtaaatctctctctctctctcttagtCTCAGTCTATCTCTCTCCAAGGCGCCGCCGGACGCGAGGGTGGCTCCTGAGCATCGACCGGAGCACAGGACGGACGCGAGGGTGGCTTCTGCGGATCCTATAAGGATAACTTTGTTGGTTTGGTTCCTCGGTGCGCTCATTTTTTTATTCAAGAATTGTTTGCAATCTGCTTTGTTTTATCAACTGTGTAATCCAGGTGCTCTTCAAGGCCGCTGCCTGGTCCATATACGTTAGCGAGACGATGGCGTGGTGCCTGCACTTGGCGATAGCGATTTCCTCCTGGACAGGTCAAGCACTCTTCCTAGTCCTTTGCCATGCCAATCTTGGTCGAGCCTGCATTTTTTTGGGATCTATTTCAGTGAATTATCCATTTGTGATCAAGATCTGAAGCATGACTGAGGAGTATACTAGCTtgttttatttgcttgtttcctaGCTGGATGTATGTTGTAAATTATGGCTCCTAACTTGATATATGCTGTATATTCATCCTGTCATTTCCTGTTATACATGctgtatatatacatgacGTATGCTGTTCAAGCTGGATTGATAGATTGTGTATATTAGCTGTTTCCTCGCTTGATATATGCTGTATGTATATAAATGATGTCATTTCCTGTCATATGTGGTGTATGTTGTTCAAGGTATATTGATTTCCTAGCTTGATATATGCTGGAAATACATGCTGTCGTTTCCTTTtatatatgctatatacacaTGCTGTTAGATTAATATATGCTGTATAAATAAATTGTGGTGTTTTAATTTCCTGTTCAACCAGCCGTGGTATTGCATTTGCTATGAACTTTGAATCCCCATTCGGATAGCTACAGGTTTCTTTTGAATTGCCAGTTTATTCTTCTAGCCTAGTGTGTCATTCTAGATTTTTAATGTCATATAATGTGTGCTTTCTAGTAAATTGGCAGTTAAATTTGTTAGTTCCAAAAAAGCAGTTTCTACTATAGCTCATACAAGTTAACGCTTATATGTGAAACACATATTCTTGCTGTTAAATTCGTTTATGCTTAGACAGCACTGTTGTCAGTTCTGTGACAAGGTCTAATATCGAATTTCTTAGATCTAGAAGTGTGTGTTTTCCATAGCAGCAACTAATGACTGTCTTAGAAATAACTTATGTCAATGTTGTTGCAGTTGATCAAAAACTTCAGAAGTAATATTTTTTCATTCAAGATGACATAACCTCATTTCTTAATGATTAACCAGTATCATTGTGTTTCCTTTCAGGATACTGAGGTTGCTGGTTGCATATAGTAGTAGTATTTTGTTCGATGAATCCATATGTTTGGAAATGTTGACATCGATGATGTAAGATGGAGAAGATGATAAagctttgcttttttttaagtATGTCTTTAAGTTGACAGTGTATGCAAAACGTGTTTTATTTTAGGCCCAGTTTAGGCGCATCGGATCCAGAGATAATTGTAGCAAATTATGTAATTTATCGCCAGCTGGCTGTGAATATGGGCTGAAAACAGTATTGTACATGGTGAGTTCTATTGGACTATTTTTGTCTCGAATGAAATTtttattggaaaaaaaataagttctGAAAACTGAAACGTGATGGGCTTGGACCGTGGCCTAAAATCAATGTATTTAGAAAGGAATTAAC includes:
- the LOC104583631 gene encoding uncharacterized protein LOC104583631, whose protein sequence is MEGVSNPCPHRRPRRGGRSHQGPDPAHARICRPSRRIRLSPARPPPAPPDARVAPEHRPEHRTDARVASADPIRITLLVLFKAAAWSIYVSETMAWCLHLAIAISSWTGY